One genomic segment of Streptomyces sp. TLI_146 includes these proteins:
- a CDS encoding hemerythrin domain-containing protein yields the protein MTAATENPGARMYQEFLGVHAILRRGTELVANAFERLGDGDQVSVKELIDTTQWLIDFTHHHHESEDELFWPVLHGLYPESVASFDTLNEEHAELDRELQGLSRAVELLTAANEAGEQIGDAAVTEAAHAGTAAARKVRDILAGHLDTEEPVVRDLFPGVPGPEIDRLRTAITEGSPKSGGHLVFGLLEDPDLAEGYDELIASFPLPFRSHRPELLQMYVASKKALGLASD from the coding sequence ATGACGGCCGCGACAGAGAACCCCGGCGCCCGTATGTATCAGGAGTTTCTCGGTGTCCATGCGATCCTGCGCCGGGGAACGGAACTGGTGGCGAACGCATTCGAGCGTCTCGGCGACGGCGACCAGGTCAGTGTCAAGGAACTCATCGACACCACGCAGTGGCTCATCGACTTCACGCATCACCACCACGAGTCGGAGGACGAGCTTTTCTGGCCCGTCCTGCACGGGCTCTACCCCGAGTCGGTGGCCTCCTTCGACACCCTCAACGAGGAGCACGCGGAGCTGGACCGGGAACTCCAGGGCCTGAGCCGGGCGGTGGAGCTCCTGACGGCGGCCAACGAGGCGGGCGAGCAGATCGGCGACGCCGCGGTGACCGAGGCGGCCCACGCCGGCACGGCGGCGGCCCGCAAGGTCCGCGACATCCTGGCGGGCCACCTCGACACGGAGGAGCCGGTCGTACGCGACCTCTTCCCCGGCGTCCCCGGCCCGGAGATCGACCGCCTGCGCACCGCGATCACCGAGGGCAGCCCCAAGTCCGGCGGCCACCTGGTCTTCGGCCTCCTGGAGGACCCGGACCTGGCCGAGGGCTACGACGAACTCATCGCCAGCTTCCCCCTGCCCTTCCGCTCCCACCGCCCCGAGCTGCTCCAGATGTACGTGGCCAGCAAGAAGGCGCTGGGGCTCGCGTCGGACTGA
- a CDS encoding DUF6191 domain-containing protein gives MFGSALNELFQPGKRHAEEEKRRLEITLDEVGDADPGRGPIDLGSGTVLIRVPPPVPDEE, from the coding sequence GTGTTCGGTAGTGCGCTCAATGAGCTGTTCCAGCCTGGGAAGCGGCATGCCGAGGAGGAGAAGCGGCGGCTGGAGATCACCCTCGACGAGGTGGGGGACGCGGACCCCGGGCGGGGGCCGATAGACCTGGGGAGCGGCACCGTTCTCATACGGGTCCCGCCGCCCGTCCCCGACGAGGAGTAG
- a CDS encoding multifunctional oxoglutarate decarboxylase/oxoglutarate dehydrogenase thiamine pyrophosphate-binding subunit/dihydrolipoyllysine-residue succinyltransferase subunit — MSSQSPSNSSVSTDQDGQGKNPAAGFGANEWLVDEIYQQYLQDPNSVDRAWWDFFADYKPGASGTADKPVAGAPAAAAGAAVATPAAPAAPAPVTPAPAAQAPAPAAPAPAPAAQAPAAPAQPAAAAPAPAKPAAKAAPATEAPAGPEYVTLRGPAAAVAKNMHASIDVPTATSVRAVPVKLLFDNRIVINNHLKRARGGKISFTHLIGYAMVQAIKAMPSMNYSFTEKDGKPTLVKPEHINFGLAIDLVKPNGDRQLVVAGIKKAETLNFFEFWQAYEDIVKRARQGKLTMDDFSGVTVSLTNPGGLGTVHSVPRLMPGQSVIMGVGSMDYPAEFQGTSQDTLNKLGISKVMTLTSTYDHRVIQGAASGEFLRIVANLLLGDDGFYDGIFESLRIPYEPVRWLKDIDASHDDDVTKAARVFELIHSYRVRGHVMADTDPLEYRQRKHPDLDITEHGLTLWDLEREFAVGGFAGKSLMKLRDVLGVLRDSYCRTTGIEFMHIQDPKQRKWIQDRVERPHSKPEREEQLRILRRLNAAEAFETFLQTKYVGQKRFSLEGGESVIPLLDAVIDSAAESRLDEVVIGMAHRGRLNVLANIVGKSYAQIFREFEGNLDPKSMHGSGDVKYHLGAEGTFTGLDGEQIKVSLVANPSHLEAVDPVLEGVVRAKQDVINKGGTDFTVLPVALHGDAAFAGQGVVAETLNMSQLRGYRTGGTVHIVINNQVGFTAAPESSRSSMYATDVARMIEAPIIHVNGDDPEAVVRVARLAFEFRQTFNKDVVIDLICYRRRGHNEGDNPQFTNPQMYNLIDKKRSVRKLYTESLIGRGDITLEEAEQALQDFQGQLEKVFAEVREATSHPGEIQSPEPQAEFPAAVSTAVSQEVVKRIAESQVNIPERIKVHPRLMPQLQRRAASVEDGTIDWGMGETLAIGSLLMEGTPVRLSGQDTRRGTFGQRHAVLVDQETGEDYTPLMYLTEEQARYNVYDSLLSEYAAMGFEYGYSLARPESLVMWEAQFGDFVNGAQTVVDEFISSAEQKWAQTSGVTLLLPHGYEGQGPDHSSARPERFLQMCAQNNMTVAMPTLPSNYFHLLRWQVHNPHHKPLIVFTPKSMLRLKAAASKAEEFTTGGFRPVIGDEFVDPNAVRKVVFCAGKVYYDLKAERDKRGATDTALIRLERLYPLPGAELQAEIAKYPNAEKYLWAQEEPANQGAWPFIALNLIDHLDLAVGADIPHGERLRRISRPHSSSPAVGSKKRHEQEQEQLVSEVFDA; from the coding sequence GTGTCGTCTCAGTCCCCCAGTAATTCGAGCGTCTCGACCGACCAAGACGGGCAGGGCAAGAACCCTGCAGCCGGCTTCGGTGCCAATGAGTGGCTCGTCGACGAGATCTACCAGCAGTACCTCCAGGACCCCAATTCGGTCGACCGTGCCTGGTGGGACTTCTTCGCCGACTACAAGCCGGGTGCCTCCGGCACGGCGGACAAGCCTGTCGCGGGGGCTCCCGCCGCAGCCGCGGGGGCTGCGGTAGCCACCCCTGCCGCGCCCGCCGCTCCGGCCCCGGTCACCCCGGCGCCCGCCGCCCAGGCCCCGGCTCCGGCCGCGCCCGCGCCGGCCCCCGCCGCCCAGGCCCCCGCCGCTCCGGCGCAGCCCGCCGCGGCCGCCCCGGCCCCGGCGAAGCCCGCGGCCAAGGCTGCCCCGGCGACCGAGGCCCCGGCCGGTCCGGAGTACGTCACGCTGCGCGGCCCCGCCGCCGCCGTGGCGAAGAACATGCACGCCTCGATCGACGTCCCGACGGCCACGTCGGTGCGCGCGGTCCCGGTGAAGCTGCTGTTCGACAACCGGATCGTGATCAACAACCACCTGAAGCGCGCCCGGGGCGGGAAGATCTCCTTCACCCACCTCATCGGGTACGCGATGGTGCAGGCCATCAAGGCCATGCCGTCGATGAACTACTCCTTCACGGAGAAGGACGGCAAGCCGACCCTGGTCAAGCCGGAGCACATCAACTTCGGTCTCGCCATCGACCTGGTGAAGCCCAACGGCGACCGCCAGCTGGTCGTCGCGGGCATCAAGAAGGCCGAGACGCTCAACTTCTTCGAGTTCTGGCAGGCGTACGAGGACATCGTCAAGCGGGCCCGCCAGGGCAAGCTGACGATGGACGACTTCTCCGGCGTCACGGTCTCCCTGACCAACCCCGGCGGCCTCGGCACCGTCCACTCCGTGCCGCGTCTGATGCCCGGGCAGTCGGTCATCATGGGCGTCGGCTCGATGGACTACCCGGCCGAGTTCCAGGGCACCTCCCAGGACACCCTGAACAAGCTGGGCATCTCCAAGGTGATGACCCTCACCTCCACGTACGACCACCGGGTCATCCAGGGCGCCGCCTCCGGCGAGTTCCTGCGGATCGTCGCCAACCTGCTGCTCGGCGACGACGGCTTCTACGACGGCATCTTCGAGTCGCTGCGCATCCCCTACGAGCCGGTCCGCTGGCTCAAGGACATCGACGCCTCGCACGACGACGACGTCACCAAGGCCGCGCGCGTCTTCGAGCTGATCCACTCCTACCGGGTCCGCGGCCACGTCATGGCCGACACGGACCCGCTGGAGTACCGCCAGCGCAAGCACCCCGACCTGGACATCACCGAGCACGGGCTCACCCTGTGGGACCTGGAGCGCGAGTTCGCGGTCGGCGGCTTCGCCGGCAAGTCCCTGATGAAGCTGCGCGACGTCCTCGGCGTGCTGCGCGACTCGTACTGCCGCACCACCGGCATCGAGTTCATGCACATCCAGGACCCCAAGCAGCGCAAGTGGATCCAGGACCGCGTCGAGCGCCCGCACTCCAAGCCGGAGCGCGAGGAGCAGCTGCGGATCCTGCGCCGTCTGAACGCGGCGGAGGCGTTCGAGACGTTCCTGCAGACCAAGTACGTCGGCCAGAAGCGCTTCAGCCTCGAAGGCGGCGAGTCGGTCATCCCGCTGCTCGACGCGGTCATCGACAGCGCGGCCGAGTCGCGCCTGGACGAGGTCGTCATCGGCATGGCCCACCGCGGCCGCCTGAACGTCCTCGCCAACATCGTGGGCAAGTCGTACGCGCAGATCTTCCGCGAGTTCGAGGGCAACCTCGACCCGAAGTCGATGCACGGCTCCGGCGACGTCAAGTACCACCTGGGCGCCGAGGGCACCTTCACGGGCCTGGACGGCGAGCAGATCAAGGTCTCGCTCGTCGCCAACCCCTCGCACCTGGAGGCGGTGGACCCGGTCCTGGAGGGCGTCGTCCGCGCCAAGCAGGACGTCATCAACAAGGGCGGCACGGACTTCACGGTCCTGCCGGTCGCCCTGCACGGTGACGCGGCCTTCGCGGGCCAGGGTGTCGTCGCCGAGACCCTGAACATGTCGCAGCTGCGCGGCTACCGCACCGGCGGCACGGTCCACATCGTCATCAACAACCAGGTCGGCTTCACGGCGGCGCCGGAGTCCTCCCGGTCCTCGATGTACGCGACCGACGTGGCCCGCATGATCGAGGCCCCGATCATCCACGTGAACGGCGACGACCCGGAGGCCGTGGTCCGCGTGGCCCGCCTGGCCTTCGAGTTCCGCCAGACGTTCAACAAGGACGTCGTGATCGACCTCATCTGCTACCGCCGCCGCGGTCACAACGAGGGCGACAACCCGCAGTTCACCAACCCGCAGATGTACAACCTGATCGACAAGAAGCGCTCGGTGCGCAAGCTGTACACCGAGTCGCTGATCGGTCGCGGCGACATCACCCTGGAAGAGGCCGAGCAGGCGCTCCAGGACTTCCAGGGCCAGCTGGAGAAGGTCTTCGCCGAGGTCCGCGAGGCCACCTCGCACCCGGGCGAGATCCAGTCCCCCGAGCCGCAGGCCGAGTTCCCGGCGGCGGTGAGCACCGCGGTCTCCCAGGAGGTCGTGAAGCGCATCGCCGAGTCGCAGGTGAACATCCCCGAGCGGATCAAGGTCCACCCGCGGCTGATGCCGCAGCTCCAGCGCCGCGCCGCCTCCGTCGAGGACGGCACGATCGACTGGGGCATGGGCGAGACCCTGGCCATCGGCTCGCTGCTGATGGAGGGCACCCCGGTGCGCCTCTCCGGCCAGGACACCCGCCGCGGCACCTTCGGCCAGCGCCACGCGGTCCTGGTCGACCAGGAGACGGGCGAGGACTACACCCCGCTGATGTACCTCACCGAGGAGCAGGCGCGGTACAACGTCTACGACTCGCTGCTCTCCGAGTACGCGGCGATGGGCTTCGAGTACGGCTACTCGCTGGCCCGTCCCGAGTCCCTGGTGATGTGGGAGGCGCAGTTCGGCGACTTCGTCAACGGCGCGCAGACCGTCGTGGACGAGTTCATCTCCTCCGCCGAGCAGAAGTGGGCGCAGACGTCCGGCGTCACGCTCCTGCTGCCGCACGGCTACGAGGGCCAGGGCCCGGACCACTCGTCCGCGCGCCCCGAGCGCTTCCTGCAGATGTGCGCGCAGAACAACATGACGGTCGCCATGCCGACGCTCCCGTCGAACTACTTCCACCTCCTGCGCTGGCAGGTGCACAACCCGCACCACAAGCCGCTCATCGTCTTCACCCCGAAGTCGATGCTGCGTCTGAAGGCGGCGGCGTCGAAGGCGGAGGAGTTCACCACCGGCGGCTTCCGCCCGGTGATCGGTGACGAGTTCGTCGACCCGAACGCGGTCCGCAAGGTCGTCTTCTGCGCCGGCAAGGTCTACTACGACCTGAAGGCGGAGCGCGACAAGCGCGGCGCGACGGACACGGCGCTGATCCGTCTGGAGCGTCTGTACCCGCTGCCGGGTGCCGAGCTCCAGGCCGAGATCGCCAAGTACCCGAACGCCGAGAAGTACCTGTGGGCCCAGGAGGAGCCGGCGAACCAGGGTGCCTGGCCGTTCATCGCGCTCAACCTGATCGACCACCTGGACCTGGCGGTCGGCGCGGACATCCCGCACGGCGAGCGCCTGCGCCGCATCTCGCGCCCGCACTCCTCGTCGCCCGCGGTGGGCTCGAAGAAGCGCCACGAGCAGGAGCAGGAGCAGCTGGTGTCGGAGGTCTTCGACGCGTAG
- a CDS encoding cell wall metabolism sensor histidine kinase WalK, translated as MSRAAAGAVNGRARRNGPGAGARDRVRERLRGGLREVSISIKTKLGSLVVVSVFITTGLLMVAVQTRTELRFITVFSVIATLLITQFVAHGLTAPLDEMNTVARAISHGDYTRRVRGDGRRDELGDLASTINRMADDLEAVDRHRKELVANVSHELRTPIAALRAVLENVVDGVSAADPETMRTALKQTERLGRLVETLLDLSRLDNGVVPLRAHRFEVWPYLSGVLKEANLAASRRGLSSGSGNHTRTDVHLHLDVSPPELTAHADRERLHQVVANLIDNAVKHSPPHGRVTVRARRGPQPESLDLEVLDEGPGIPKSEWHRVFERFNRGDASAPHGPGSDGGTGLGLAIARWAVDLHGGHIGVAESSRGCRIQVTLPGVPRTTN; from the coding sequence ATGAGCCGGGCGGCGGCCGGGGCGGTGAACGGGCGGGCCCGGCGGAACGGGCCGGGCGCCGGGGCCCGCGACCGGGTGCGCGAAAGGCTGAGGGGCGGCCTGAGGGAGGTTTCCATCTCCATCAAGACGAAGCTCGGCTCACTGGTCGTGGTCTCGGTCTTCATCACCACCGGGCTGCTGATGGTGGCCGTGCAGACCCGCACCGAGCTGCGGTTCATCACCGTCTTCTCGGTGATAGCCACCCTGCTCATCACCCAGTTCGTGGCGCACGGCCTGACCGCGCCGCTGGACGAGATGAACACCGTCGCCCGGGCGATCTCGCACGGCGACTACACCCGCCGGGTGCGCGGCGACGGCCGCCGCGACGAGCTCGGCGACCTCGCCTCCACCATCAACCGCATGGCGGACGACCTGGAGGCCGTGGACCGCCACCGCAAGGAACTCGTGGCGAATGTCTCCCACGAGCTGCGCACCCCGATCGCGGCGCTGCGGGCGGTCCTGGAGAACGTGGTGGACGGCGTCTCGGCCGCCGACCCCGAGACGATGCGCACGGCCCTGAAGCAGACGGAACGGCTGGGGCGCCTGGTGGAGACCCTGCTGGACCTGTCCCGCCTGGACAACGGCGTCGTCCCGCTGCGGGCGCACCGCTTCGAGGTGTGGCCGTATCTGTCCGGGGTGCTCAAGGAGGCCAATCTGGCCGCCTCCCGGCGCGGCCTGTCCTCCGGGTCCGGCAACCACACGCGTACCGACGTCCATCTCCACCTGGACGTCTCGCCGCCCGAGCTGACCGCGCACGCGGACCGGGAGCGGCTGCACCAGGTGGTGGCGAATCTCATCGACAACGCGGTCAAGCACTCGCCGCCGCACGGCCGCGTCACCGTACGGGCCCGGCGCGGCCCGCAGCCCGAGTCCCTGGACCTGGAGGTCCTGGACGAGGGGCCGGGCATCCCGAAGTCCGAGTGGCACCGGGTCTTCGAGCGGTTCAACCGGGGCGACGCCTCGGCCCCGCACGGGCCGGGCAGCGACGGCGGTACGGGCCTGGGCCTGGCGATCGCCCGCTGGGCGGTGGATCTGCACGGCGGCCACATCGGCGTGGCCGAATCATCACGCGGATGCCGCATCCAGGTCACCCTTCCGGGCGTACCCCGGACGACGAATTGA
- a CDS encoding response regulator transcription factor has product MEQAHTTHNGVAATPGAQRRVLVVEDDTTIVDAIAARLRAEGFQVQTALDGPAAVDTAEAWQPDLMVLDIMLPGFDGLEVCRRVQARRPVPVLMLTARDDETDMLVGLGVGADDYMTKPFSMRELAARVHVLLRRVERATLAAATPRTGILRLGELEIDHAQRRVRVRGEDVHLTPTEFDLLSCLANTPRAVLSREQLLAEVWDWADASGTRTVDSHIKALRRKIGAERIRTVHGVGYALETPAP; this is encoded by the coding sequence ATGGAGCAGGCACACACCACCCACAACGGCGTCGCGGCGACCCCCGGCGCCCAGCGCCGGGTGCTGGTCGTCGAGGACGACACGACGATCGTCGACGCCATCGCGGCACGGCTGCGGGCCGAGGGCTTCCAGGTCCAGACGGCCCTGGACGGCCCGGCCGCCGTGGACACGGCCGAGGCGTGGCAGCCGGACCTGATGGTCCTGGACATCATGCTGCCGGGCTTCGACGGCCTGGAGGTCTGCCGCCGGGTGCAGGCCCGCCGGCCGGTCCCGGTGCTGATGCTGACGGCGCGCGACGACGAGACGGACATGCTGGTCGGTCTGGGCGTCGGCGCGGACGACTACATGACCAAGCCGTTCTCCATGCGGGAGCTGGCGGCCCGGGTGCACGTGCTGCTGCGCCGGGTCGAGCGGGCCACGCTCGCGGCGGCCACCCCGCGCACCGGGATCCTGCGGCTGGGCGAGCTGGAGATCGACCACGCGCAGCGCCGGGTCCGGGTGCGCGGCGAGGACGTGCACCTCACCCCGACCGAGTTCGACCTGCTGAGCTGCCTGGCCAACACCCCGCGCGCGGTGCTCTCCCGCGAGCAGCTGCTCGCGGAGGTCTGGGACTGGGCGGACGCCTCGGGCACCCGTACCGTGGACAGCCACATCAAGGCGCTGCGCCGGAAGATCGGGGCCGAGCGCATCCGCACGGTCCACGGCGTGGGCTACGCACTGGAGACCCCGGCGCCATGA
- a CDS encoding spermidine synthase, producing the protein MSIADPIAVPVVLDRREGPYGEVVLRRRGPHFEIIANGTFLMDTSDGRSERLLVDAARDALPAGRERPSVLIGGLGVGFSLAHAAADPRWGRIAVVERELAVVDWHRSGPLAPLSEAALADPRTEVLHTDLVAYVTSAQDTFDALCLDIDNGPDWTVTESNGSLYSPAGLAACRDRLTPGGVLAVWSAQPSPAFEEALRNAGFSGVRTEEITVARGVPDVVHLAVRPA; encoded by the coding sequence ATGTCCATCGCCGACCCGATCGCCGTCCCGGTCGTACTCGACCGGCGCGAGGGGCCGTACGGAGAGGTCGTGCTCCGGCGGCGCGGCCCGCACTTCGAGATCATCGCCAACGGCACGTTCCTGATGGACACCTCCGACGGGCGCTCGGAGCGGCTGCTCGTGGACGCCGCGCGCGACGCGCTGCCGGCCGGCCGCGAGCGGCCCTCGGTGCTCATCGGCGGGCTCGGCGTCGGCTTCTCGCTCGCGCACGCCGCCGCCGACCCCCGGTGGGGCCGGATCGCCGTGGTGGAACGCGAGTTGGCGGTCGTCGACTGGCACCGCTCGGGGCCCCTGGCACCGCTCTCCGAGGCCGCCCTGGCCGACCCCCGCACCGAGGTCCTGCACACCGATCTGGTCGCGTACGTGACGAGCGCCCAGGACACCTTCGACGCGCTCTGCCTGGACATCGACAACGGGCCCGACTGGACCGTCACCGAAAGCAACGGCAGCCTCTACTCCCCCGCCGGTCTCGCGGCCTGCCGGGACCGGCTCACCCCCGGCGGAGTCCTCGCGGTGTGGTCCGCGCAGCCGTCCCCCGCCTTCGAGGAGGCTCTCCGTAATGCCGGATTCTCCGGGGTTAGGACCGAAGAGATCACAGTTGCCCGGGGCGTCCCTGACGTGGTCCATCTCGCCGTTCGCCCTGCGTAG
- a CDS encoding rhomboid-like protein — MNPGTARDHARLLDGIPRQRPTARRTGDETPEGGDIAKSPAAAGTPAGPQVRGLLRRAVQLLPTPTGTPFTFAYTLLLLLTSLYVEVGDPDTVRTLLEGSSTDVQHLSRTPVLVLLASALWIAGGISSPWAVGFVFILTALERRVGGVRTAGVFLLGHVVATLVTEVPVGVSVMAGQLPDSSLHRLDYGISFGLMASVGALAGLLPPLLRWPLLGVMAVLLIQDLLDMVDPLASWGHPTALLVGVVCWPVLRRADRRRSGRTDEPSAVADGQLGSYVP, encoded by the coding sequence GTGAACCCTGGAACGGCGCGGGACCACGCGCGGCTGCTCGACGGCATCCCGCGGCAGCGGCCGACGGCCCGGCGGACGGGCGACGAGACGCCGGAGGGCGGGGACATCGCGAAGAGCCCCGCGGCGGCCGGGACGCCCGCCGGTCCGCAGGTGCGCGGACTGCTGCGCCGCGCCGTCCAGTTGCTGCCGACCCCGACGGGCACGCCCTTCACCTTCGCGTACACCCTGCTGCTGCTCCTCACGTCGCTGTACGTGGAGGTCGGCGACCCGGACACGGTCCGCACGCTGCTCGAAGGCTCCAGCACCGATGTGCAGCACCTCAGCCGCACCCCCGTGCTCGTGCTGCTCGCCAGCGCGCTGTGGATCGCGGGCGGCATCTCCTCGCCGTGGGCCGTCGGCTTCGTCTTCATCCTCACCGCCCTGGAGCGCCGCGTCGGCGGGGTGCGCACGGCCGGGGTGTTCCTGCTCGGGCATGTGGTGGCGACGCTGGTGACCGAGGTGCCGGTGGGCGTCTCCGTGATGGCGGGACAGCTGCCGGACTCCTCGCTGCACCGCCTCGACTACGGCATCAGCTTCGGCCTGATGGCGAGCGTCGGCGCGCTCGCGGGGCTGCTGCCCCCGCTGCTGCGGTGGCCGCTGCTCGGCGTGATGGCCGTGCTGCTCATCCAGGACCTGCTGGACATGGTGGATCCGCTGGCCAGCTGGGGCCATCCGACCGCCCTGCTCGTCGGCGTCGTCTGCTGGCCGGTGCTGCGCCGGGCGGACCGGCGCCGGTCCGGGCGTACCGACGAGCCGTCAGCGGTAGCCGACGGGCAGCTGGGCTCGTACGTTCCGTAG
- a CDS encoding GNAT family N-acetyltransferase, which yields MESVPELVEAWTKGWVVSRGAAAPVAEPWGWTIDVGQVKQVSRHVLPEPDEASVRKLVEATTAPGTWLKLFAEGDTVRPWLGPGWHSDEPGFLMTVPLAPAPAEVPAGYTLTRWTTGGVLRVLVRTEAGHFAARGQIAPTGATAVADQIETSPEHRRRGLASLVMRTLQSGAHAAGATTGVLVGTPDGQALYTSLGWTTHSPMASLYFAPTDPASSAA from the coding sequence ATGGAATCCGTACCGGAGCTCGTCGAGGCCTGGACCAAGGGGTGGGTCGTGTCGCGCGGCGCGGCGGCGCCGGTCGCCGAGCCCTGGGGCTGGACCATCGACGTCGGCCAGGTCAAGCAGGTCTCCCGGCACGTCCTGCCCGAGCCCGACGAGGCCTCGGTGCGCAAGCTGGTCGAGGCGACCACCGCGCCCGGCACCTGGCTGAAGCTCTTCGCGGAAGGCGACACGGTCCGGCCGTGGCTCGGCCCCGGCTGGCACAGCGACGAGCCCGGCTTCCTGATGACGGTGCCGCTGGCCCCGGCCCCCGCCGAGGTCCCGGCCGGTTACACGCTGACCCGCTGGACCACCGGCGGCGTGCTGCGCGTCCTGGTGCGCACCGAGGCGGGCCACTTCGCCGCGCGCGGCCAGATCGCCCCCACCGGCGCGACCGCCGTGGCCGACCAGATCGAGACGTCGCCCGAGCACCGGCGCCGCGGGCTCGCGAGCCTGGTCATGCGCACGCTCCAGAGCGGCGCGCACGCGGCGGGCGCCACCACCGGCGTCCTGGTGGGCACCCCCGACGGGCAGGCGCTGTACACATCGCTCGGCTGGACGACGCATTCGCCGATGGCGAGCCTGTACTTCGCTCCCACCGATCCGGCATCCTCGGCTGCATGA